In Leptospira bourretii, the genomic window CAAAGTCAATATTGACTCAGGAGACTTTTCGCTTAGCAAAGGTTATAAACTGATTGTTTCTTCCAAAGGTGTGATGGCCCATGAACTAGGTGCTGAGCTTTCCGCATCGGTGATGGGAATGGGTGTGGATGGAGATTTAGTCGGTAGTTTTGACTATGATTCTGCCAGTGGGTTTGACAAAACCCAGTTCCAAACTTTATGGAAAAAAGCCTTTATGAATTTTGGAGACAAATGTATGGGAGCGTTATATGCCAAACCCATCTCTGGATTTCAAGGAAAGGTTTTACTACCCCCTGAGGCTGTGTATTCATTTTTTCTCGGACTTTTTATAGGTTCTTTAAACGGAACAAGCCTACGCAAAGGAAAATCCAAAATGGCAGGGAAGTTAGGTGAAAAAGTGGCATCTCCTCTGCTTTCGATTTGGGATGACCCAACAAACGATCGTTTTATGGGTTCCACTGGATTTGATCGTGAAGGCCTCCCCACTTCAAAAAAATCAGTGCTGACAGAGGGAGTTTTGGAAACTTACTTTTATAATACCTACGAAGCAAAAAAAGCAGGGCTTCCTAAATCCAATGGTTGTGCCACAGGTGGAGCCCAAAGCCTCCCTGGTTGTGGTCCCAAACAATTACAAATTGCCCCGGGAAAATCTTCAAAAGATGAGTTTTTGAAACTTCCCGGAAAGACACTATTTGTGAACCGGATCTCTGGAACCAAAGATGGGGCTTCGGGTGATTTTTCAGGAGTGATCAAAGGTGGATACCTATTAGAAAATGGAGAAAAGATCCCGGTCCGAGAGGTACAAATTGTGGGAAATGCTTTTGATGCATTAAACCAAATTGAAGCAATCTCCAAAGAAGGAGAACTTCTCGGTGAGTCTTCTTTTGTACCTTATATGCTTCTGGATGGATTTACTATTACGGGAGTGACGGAAGAGTAACCATGCCGCAAGAGATTTTAGAAAGACCGCCGGGAGCCTCCTTTTTTGTGATTCTTTCCTACCAAGAGGAAGGAATCCTTTTTGAGCTGAAGGCTTTAGCGGAAAAACGGTTTTCTAAAATTCTCTATGAATCAGTCTCCCTTCCCAAATGGACCCCTGATGAAACAGAAAGGGAATTTGCTTATCCTGGACGGTTTACAAAAGTCCTTTCCTTCAAACAAAGAATTCATAGAGAAGAACTGGTAGAAAAAAAGAAAGAGTGTTTGGAATTCCAATCTTTATTACAAAAAAAGGACCAGAGTGTGCTTCTGATTCCGGGATACGTCACTTCGCATAACATTGTGATTGCGAAATCAAAAGATGACTTCCACCGGACATACCTATTCCAGGGTGTTTATGGAGAGACTGTTTATCATTTTTCTAGAAGTCAGTTGGTGGTGGCTGAATCTGCACAAAACTACTTTCGAGAAAGAGAGGTGAGTTATTTTTTCAACACTCTCAGGGAATCTTATGAATTTAATAAATTCAAATCTTAATTCAATGCCACTGTCTCAAATTTTCACAAATATAAAAATGAGAAATTTGAATCTGATTTTCTGTTTGTTGATTTTAGGTTGTGGAAGGTTAGAAACTAATTCGTTTCAATTTTGTGATAACTTTAATGAACCCTTAGATTGTACAGAACCCAAAACAGAAAAAGATGTGATTTATCTAGATAAACAATTGTTTAAAAAAGAAAATCCTACCTACGAAGATTTTGGAAATTTTTTATATTTTACGGCAAGAGAAACTCCTGGGTTTCGCCTTGTATTGCCAAAACCATATAACGGAATTGGAAAAGAATCTTTTCGTTCCGGGTATGTTGCCTATTTGAAGTATGGAAATTCTTCCGAACGAATGGAAGGGAATTTATTCCAAAACAATGTAGTGGTTTCTTTTCATTATTTGGGTGCACTCTTAAAGGAAGAGTTTCGACATAAAGGAATCGATAAGTCCCCTTTTCAATTGGAGGACTTAGGAGTCATTTCTTTGGAATACAAAGTGATGGTTCCAGGTATGGAACCAATCACCAAACAGAGAACAGTGGAACTTCGTTGGAAGTAACCACCTTTACTTTTGAATGTAGAGAGCCTTTGGATCAAAGAAAAAATCCGTCGGTGTATAATCCAAACACAACAAGGACAATATAGAAAGTACAGTAGCTCCTACAATTGGGATAAGAAGGTTATCGTCAATGAGTCCTTTGGCAGTAGTATTTGCAAAAAACTCTGTTACGCAAGCGGATAGGACAGAAAGGAATACAATGTAAATCGGAGTCAAAAGAAGGTTTCCTTGGTCATCCAAAATAGCAAGGAAACTTCCTGGCTGGGATTTTGTGATGAGAAACAGTGCAAGGACGGAAAATAAAAAGGCAGGAATCAAAAAACCGATAATCCCTTCAACAGACTTTCCGTTGTAAAATCGATGTTTCCCATACTTACTGCCAACATAGGCGGCAAAAGGATCTCCAATGACCAAAAAGAGAATGGCAAGAATGGCAACTTCAGCGGGGAAAAACAAAACAACAAGGAAGTTGGCAAAAAAATACGGAACGGTTCCGTTGAATCTTTTTCTTTCTGATTCTTTCATTAAGAATCCAAAATATTTGTAAAAGAAGTTTTCAAAGCCGGAATGACTCAATCGAACAAATTCCAATACAAACAAAGCAATCAGTAGGACAGCAAGGGCTGTGACGAGAATGGCACGTGTTGCAAATACAAGGCCAAAGGCATCCTTAAAGGGATCAAAAAAAAGAGTCACGGGAATGATGAGCCCGAGCACATGCCAAATTTTACGAAAAAAATTAAATCCTGAATTCACGTTTTTACCTGCTGGGTCTTGAGGCCATTTTAAATGCGGCCTCTTCATTGTTTGCTATGGGAAATAAATTACGAACTCCTGCCATTAAAAAAGCTTGTCTAACGCTTAACGGCAGATTGACTAAGATGATTTTATGTTTGTGAAGGAAGGCTTCTTCGCTGAGAGTTTTGAAAGCGATGATTCCTTGGGTTGTGACCATATTCAATTCTTCCAAATCCAGAATGACAGACCCATGTTTTAAGGAATTGAGTACTGATTTGATACATTTCTCAGCAGTGAAGTTATTTAGGTTCCCCTGCAATTTGGTTACATACACAGTGTCTATTTTTTCAGTGGAAACTACTAAATCGTCTAAGCTCATAAAAAATTCTATTTTTCTTATTTCATTCTTGCACTCTATTGCAAGTAAATAAAACTTTTGGAAGGAGTGGAGTTTGAAGGTAACGGTTGCCCATTTATACAAAAAACTAGAAGAACTGGATCGTGATGTCGTCGAACTAAAAAAATTGACGGATCGCCTAGCTTCCGATAGGGAATATTCCCCCATTCTGAAAGAAACATTTTTATCGGAAATGAACAAATTAGAGGATCAAAAATCGGAGATTCTCAAATTAAACGTTTCTCGTTCCGAACCTTTGGTCAAAAAAACTGCTGTCATTGCAGAAAAACCGGTTATTCCTACTCCACCAGTTTCGGATTCCAAAAAGCCCGAAAAACCTGTTCGCAAATATTAAATAATACTGAAAATAGACAAGGATATCCAATGAATCTAAACAAACTTTTCACTCTGGGTCCCGTACTCGGTTTGATCTTCGTATCACTTCTCAATTGCTCCAAGGATTCAGAAATCCTTGCGACATTTGATGGTGGAACTGTAACACGCAAAGAAATGAACTTTGTGATTGAGGCTTCTAAAAGAGGAAACACAGAACCGCAACCAATCAGTGCTGACATCCAAGCCAAAATCTTAGAAAGTATCGCTTTAGAAAAAATCTTACTAAAAGATGCAATCTCTTCCAAAAAAGTTGCGGAAGCAGATGTTCAAAAAATTGAATCATTAGTGAACCAGTTTTTGAAATTAAACGTTTATATGCGAGAGTATGTTAAAAACGGTTTAAAAGAAAAACCTCTTGAATTTGTAAATCTTCAGCTAGCGCTTGTTCGTGGTGAAGATGAAGCAACGAATCTGAAAAACGCAGAAGCCTTAGCTACAAAACTGAATTCACTTTCGGATAAAGAAATTGCAGAAGAAATTTCCAAGGTAACGGAAGATATTACCAGAAGACCGATTGCGGGTAAGTTAGAACCTTTTTGCACAAATTGTGCGGAAACTCCTTTGGAAGACATTCTAACAGAAGTAAAAAAAGCTAAAAAAGGAACTTTTATTTCTTATGCAAAAGCCGGTGAAGGTAGGATTGCATACGTTGTTCGTGCAACCGGAACAGAAAAGGTTCATCCAGAAAGATTAAAAAAATATTTTACATCTATTTTTGATGATTTCAAAAAAGAAGCAACTGAATACGGAAAATCTCACGAAGATGCTGAAACAAAGGCTTCTGTTGCTTACTTTACCGAAGGTGAATCTGCTGACAAAGCAAACCAGTTTGCTTCTCATACGATGAAAGAATATGAGCAAGGATTGTATCAAAAAGAACTAAAACGAATCACAGAAGAAAGTGGCATTACTGTTGCAAACCTTCCTCGTTTTTCGGGCCCAAATGATATTGATCCAAAAATTTTTACTCCAAATTACTCTTTATATACTGCTCGTGATGGCAAAAACTACACTTGGAAAGATTTAACATCTGACTTTGAAGCCATTCCAGACGTTTTAAAACAAGAATACAAAGATGAAAAATCCAAAACTTGGGACATGTTGAATTTGTTTCAGTCTACCATCCTCCAAGGAAAAATTGCAGAGACCTCTGACCAAGTGCAAGATGTTGGTTCGGAGATTGGGTATATCATGCAGATGGATAAGATGAAAGTTTCTTTGGCGTTAAAATCGCTACAAGATGAAATCAAAGCCATTCCTGTGACTGTAACAGAAGCACAAATGAGAGATGCCTATGAAGCGGGAAAAATGTACGCTTATGCAGACCCAGATCCTAAAAACCCACAGAATCGCATTCCTAAGCCTTATCCTGCAGTTCGTGAGAGAATCAAATCGGAAATGGAAGGTGCACAAAGGAATTCCTTTATTGAACAAAAAGTCGCAGGTTTAAAGACCACTTACAACTTGGTCATTGCTTCTGATCGTTTAAAAGAAGTTACATTATAGCCCTTGTAAGATTTGGAGTATGGCAAAATTTTTTTATTGAATTTTGCCATATTTGACATATTCTGACTGTTAGGGGGGATAAATGAACAATCACATTTACATGCTTCGAAAGAAGAGAGGGATCAAACAGTACGATATGGCAAGGGCGCTGGGAGTTTCTCCAAGTTACCTATCCAAAATTGAGACTGGAGCCCAAGATCCGACTGAAAAATTCAAGTCGTCTTGTGCAAAATATCTCAAAACCTCTGTTGATAAGCTTTTCAACGAAAGCGCTGTGGAAGACATCTACCCTGAGTTTTCCAACGGATTGAAAAATAAACTTTGGGCAGTCCGACGTGAGTTAGGAATCAAACAATACGATTTCGCAAAGAAATTGAAGGTTTCCACTCCGTTTCTGTCAAAAGTAGAACTGGGACTTTTGGAACCACCTGAAGATTTTAAAAATCTGGTCTCCAAAGTTCTAAAAATGGAAAAAAACGAGCTATTTCTCGGCTAATTTGAAAATCACCAAAGCAAGGTGTCAAAGCCTTGCTTTTTCTCAATCTTCTACAAAAAGATTTTGTCACATAATTCCTAATACATTCAATAGTCCCTGATGGAAAAGAGACAAGTGGAACACCATGATGGCTGGGCCAGTCGTATCGGTTTGATTTTGGCTGTAGCAAGTGGTGCGATTGGACTTGGAAATTTTTTGAGATTTCCTGGGCAAGCCGTACAAAATGGTGGTGGTGCCTTTATGGTTCCTTATATCACAAGTTTCCTCATTTTGGGAATCCCTGTTTGTTTGGCAGAATGGACCATGGGCAGGATGGGTGGCAAACATGGACATAGCACTCCCTTTATCTTTCGTGAATACTTAAAAGGATTCCCTCTCAAACTTTCTGGGACCATTGGCGTGATGATTCCTGTGATGATTTACGTTTATTATGTTTTTATCGAATCTTGGTGTTTGGCTTATGCTTATTATTTTCTCACAGGGCAAATGTCCCTCACAGGTTCAACCCAAGATGCGATGACAAAACAAGCTTCTACTTTCTTTATGCATTTAACTGGTGCCGAAGCAAATGGATCCAGTTTTCAGTCTCCTATCATTGTATTTTTTTTACTCTGCGTTTTGTTTAACTTTTTACTTGTATATCGCGGTCTTTCCAAAGGACTCGAAGCTTTTGCAAAAATTGCGATGCCGCTAATGGGAATTTGTGCTACCATCATTCTCATCCGTGTTCTAACAATTCCTGGAATTGAATCAGGTCTTGCCGTTATGTGGAACCCAGATTGGTCAAAACTGACCCAACCTAAGGTATGGATCAGTGCTGCAGGACAAATTTTCTTTTCTTTATCAACTGGTTTTGGGATTGCTCTCGTGTTTTCTAGTTTTTTAAAGAAAAAAGACGATGTGGTTTTGTCGAGTCTCTCCTCTGCTTCTTTGAATGAGTTCGCAGAGGTTGTGTTTGGTGGGATGATCACCATTCCCGTAGCTTTTTTATTTTTAGGAATGCAAGTGACTTCCTTTGGGACTTTTGGAATGGGATTCATTGCCTTACCTTCCGTGTTTGGAATGATGCCTGGAGGAGCCTTCTTTGGAGGACTCTGGTTTCTTGTATTGTTTCTTGCTGCCATCACTTCCTCTGTGACAATGTTGCAGCCTGGAATTTTATTTTTAGAAGAAGGATTTCATATCGGTAGACGGAAATCTTCCCTACTTTTATTTCTTTTTACGTTTTGTCTTTGCCTTCCAATCATTTATTTTAACAAAGATTTTGCAGCACTTGATATTGCCGATTTTTATATTGGAACCATTATGATTTACATCTTGGCCTCCATTCAAATTTTTATCTTTGTTTTTAAGATTGGCGTGGAAAACGGAGTCAAAGATGCGAATGAAGGTAGTCTGATTCCCTTCCCTAAATCAATTCAGTTTGTTTTGAAATACATCACTCCCTGGTTTTTACTTTTTATCTTTGTTTCTTTTTGTTACATGAACTTACCTGAATATTTAGATAAAATGAATCCAGAAGTTATGGGTTCCCTCGCTGAAATCAAAGGGGAAAGTGTAGAAGATGCCAAAACCAAAGCAATTGTTGCTCGTTCTGTAGTGATAGGACTTGTTTTGATTTATGGATTTATTTATGTTTTAGTTTCCAAAGCCTTGGGTCACAAAAAAGGAAAGGTGGTCACATGATTCCATCTGGGGAACTAAATTGGCAAGGAATTCTGATCATGACAATCTCTCTTGTTTCTGTGATCAGTTTAACTGTTGTTTGTATCATTCTTCTTTTTCGCAATAGGCATTAACGATTGGACGTACAATCTGTTTTTACAAACAAACTTCCAAAACTTTGGAAGGATTATGAAGTCAGAAAAGAACAAATGGAAATGGCAACTTCCATTGAGTCTGCTTTTAACACTGGGTCAAATTGGGTAATTGAAGCAGGGACTGGTGTTGGAAAGTCCCTTGCGTATTTGATCCCCAGTGCCCTATTTTCATTGGAAAATGATTGTACCGTGGTTGTTTCCACCGAAACAAAATCCTTACAAGACCAATTATTATATAAAGATATCCCACTAGTAGCAGAAGCTCTTGGCGTTTCAGTCAATGCAATGGTGGCTCTTGGTGCCAACAACTACCTTTGCAAACGGAAATACAATCGAGTGATGGAACGGGGTGACTTTGGTCCAGAAATGGAATCTTCCATCCAATACTTTGTGAATTGGGAAAAACAAACTACGGCAGGAATCCGAGCAGAATATGATGGGTATTTATCGAATTCCTTTTGGAGTTCGGTTTCACGTGAGTCTGACAATTGTTTGGGGAGAAATTGTCCCAACTTTAGTTCTTCTTATTATTTTTTAGAAAAGGAAAAATGGAAAAAAGCCAATATCCTGATTGTAAACCATCACTTACTTGCAAGTCATTTGGCAGGGGATTTTAAACTCCTCCCACCGTTTTCGCAACTGGTCATTGATGAAGCACATGCTTTCCCTGAAATTGTAGGAAAGGCCTTTGGATCTGAAATTCGTTATGATCTCCTGATGAATCTCCTCCATTACCTTTATTTTCCCGAAAAACGTACAGGGCTTGTCTTAAAGCTAAAAAACGGTGAAAAAATCATGAAGTCGGTGGAGGCTTCCATTGGTTATGCGAATGATTTTTTTCGGATGTTACTTTCTGCCATCCCTCTACAATTCAATCAGTTTTCTACTCGTCATACAGAACGAATTAAATTGGATAATGGAGCCTTAGAAGATACCTTAGCTGATTTAGCCTCCCAATTAGAAGGTCTTCTTTCTAAATACAAAAAAGACAGTGAGGATATGGAAGAAAAGGAAATGGCTCTTGGGTTAGAGATGGTTTCCGGAAACCTAAAAAAAGCCTCCTCTTTCTTAAATGATTTCCGACTGAAATCCAATCCTAATTTGGTTTTTTGGATAGAACCGCCCCCACAATCAGCAAAAGATCCATTTTATTATTTATTCTCCCAACCGAAAAATACAGATGAAATTTTGGCAAATTCACTTTTTCCCAATATGGATTCAGTTGTTATGACCTCTGCCACACTTTCTCCTACTGCGGGAAACTTTCAGTATTTTTTAAAAGAAGTGGGAACAACAGAGGTTAAAACAAAAACACTGGCTTCGCCTTTTGCTTACAACACACACTCTCTATTGTTTGTACCAAAACAAGTCGCAGATCCTGTCCAAGACCCAAAACGAAATAAGTCAGATCTTTCTTATTGGATCGCACGCCTTCTTAAACTTTCCGAAGGAGATGCCTTTGTCCTTTTTACATCCAATAAACTATTATCAGAACTTTATGAAGAGTTACGGAATCAGGTTCCATATCCTATTTTTTCGCAGACAGAAATTGGACCGATTGCCGCCAAA contains:
- a CDS encoding ATP-dependent DNA helicase, translating into MDVQSVFTNKLPKLWKDYEVRKEQMEMATSIESAFNTGSNWVIEAGTGVGKSLAYLIPSALFSLENDCTVVVSTETKSLQDQLLYKDIPLVAEALGVSVNAMVALGANNYLCKRKYNRVMERGDFGPEMESSIQYFVNWEKQTTAGIRAEYDGYLSNSFWSSVSRESDNCLGRNCPNFSSSYYFLEKEKWKKANILIVNHHLLASHLAGDFKLLPPFSQLVIDEAHAFPEIVGKAFGSEIRYDLLMNLLHYLYFPEKRTGLVLKLKNGEKIMKSVEASIGYANDFFRMLLSAIPLQFNQFSTRHTERIKLDNGALEDTLADLASQLEGLLSKYKKDSEDMEEKEMALGLEMVSGNLKKASSFLNDFRLKSNPNLVFWIEPPPQSAKDPFYYLFSQPKNTDEILANSLFPNMDSVVMTSATLSPTAGNFQYFLKEVGTTEVKTKTLASPFAYNTHSLLFVPKQVADPVQDPKRNKSDLSYWIARLLKLSEGDAFVLFTSNKLLSELYEELRNQVPYPIFSQTEIGPIAAKREFLANEKSVLFGVSSFWQGVDIKGDKLRNVIVTKLPFQVPTEPVLQAKMEDMERKGKSPFWEMQVPKTCLLLRQGFGRLIRSQSDTGMVSILDPRVHTKSYGKNVLQSLPKGVPLITEFNELERKFQLLPKS
- a CDS encoding sodium-dependent transporter gives rise to the protein MEKRQVEHHDGWASRIGLILAVASGAIGLGNFLRFPGQAVQNGGGAFMVPYITSFLILGIPVCLAEWTMGRMGGKHGHSTPFIFREYLKGFPLKLSGTIGVMIPVMIYVYYVFIESWCLAYAYYFLTGQMSLTGSTQDAMTKQASTFFMHLTGAEANGSSFQSPIIVFFLLCVLFNFLLVYRGLSKGLEAFAKIAMPLMGICATIILIRVLTIPGIESGLAVMWNPDWSKLTQPKVWISAAGQIFFSLSTGFGIALVFSSFLKKKDDVVLSSLSSASLNEFAEVVFGGMITIPVAFLFLGMQVTSFGTFGMGFIALPSVFGMMPGGAFFGGLWFLVLFLAAITSSVTMLQPGILFLEEGFHIGRRKSSLLLFLFTFCLCLPIIYFNKDFAALDIADFYIGTIMIYILASIQIFIFVFKIGVENGVKDANEGSLIPFPKSIQFVLKYITPWFLLFIFVSFCYMNLPEYLDKMNPEVMGSLAEIKGESVEDAKTKAIVARSVVIGLVLIYGFIYVLVSKALGHKKGKVVT
- a CDS encoding LIC12015 family putative lipoprotein; translation: MNLNKLFTLGPVLGLIFVSLLNCSKDSEILATFDGGTVTRKEMNFVIEASKRGNTEPQPISADIQAKILESIALEKILLKDAISSKKVAEADVQKIESLVNQFLKLNVYMREYVKNGLKEKPLEFVNLQLALVRGEDEATNLKNAEALATKLNSLSDKEIAEEISKVTEDITRRPIAGKLEPFCTNCAETPLEDILTEVKKAKKGTFISYAKAGEGRIAYVVRATGTEKVHPERLKKYFTSIFDDFKKEATEYGKSHEDAETKASVAYFTEGESADKANQFASHTMKEYEQGLYQKELKRITEESGITVANLPRFSGPNDIDPKIFTPNYSLYTARDGKNYTWKDLTSDFEAIPDVLKQEYKDEKSKTWDMLNLFQSTILQGKIAETSDQVQDVGSEIGYIMQMDKMKVSLALKSLQDEIKAIPVTVTEAQMRDAYEAGKMYAYADPDPKNPQNRIPKPYPAVRERIKSEMEGAQRNSFIEQKVAGLKTTYNLVIASDRLKEVTL
- a CDS encoding STAS domain-containing protein, yielding MSLDDLVVSTEKIDTVYVTKLQGNLNNFTAEKCIKSVLNSLKHGSVILDLEELNMVTTQGIIAFKTLSEEAFLHKHKIILVNLPLSVRQAFLMAGVRNLFPIANNEEAAFKMASRPSR
- a CDS encoding DUF4416 family protein; translated protein: MPQEILERPPGASFFVILSYQEEGILFELKALAEKRFSKILYESVSLPKWTPDETEREFAYPGRFTKVLSFKQRIHREELVEKKKECLEFQSLLQKKDQSVLLIPGYVTSHNIVIAKSKDDFHRTYLFQGVYGETVYHFSRSQLVVAESAQNYFREREVSYFFNTLRESYEFNKFKS
- a CDS encoding helix-turn-helix domain-containing protein, which codes for MLRKKRGIKQYDMARALGVSPSYLSKIETGAQDPTEKFKSSCAKYLKTSVDKLFNESAVEDIYPEFSNGLKNKLWAVRRELGIKQYDFAKKLKVSTPFLSKVELGLLEPPEDFKNLVSKVLKMEKNELFLG
- a CDS encoding diacylglycerol/polyprenol kinase family protein, which encodes MNSGFNFFRKIWHVLGLIIPVTLFFDPFKDAFGLVFATRAILVTALAVLLIALFVLEFVRLSHSGFENFFYKYFGFLMKESERKRFNGTVPYFFANFLVVLFFPAEVAILAILFLVIGDPFAAYVGSKYGKHRFYNGKSVEGIIGFLIPAFLFSVLALFLITKSQPGSFLAILDDQGNLLLTPIYIVFLSVLSACVTEFFANTTAKGLIDDNLLIPIVGATVLSILSLLCLDYTPTDFFFDPKALYIQK
- a CDS encoding TldD/PmbA family protein, whose amino-acid sequence is MDRNSIEKRLNDQKDLLSNLVKKAKTNGIDQVEIYSSYGYSEDVSLEKNDLNNCTANEENMFGIRVIHEGNQGFIISNHIPSLYQSIEEAYSLAKSQSTPDLDLVLPEPESIQNHFNQYDDSLDSMGIEDLVASAKEALGWRNDLYSKVNIDSGDFSLSKGYKLIVSSKGVMAHELGAELSASVMGMGVDGDLVGSFDYDSASGFDKTQFQTLWKKAFMNFGDKCMGALYAKPISGFQGKVLLPPEAVYSFFLGLFIGSLNGTSLRKGKSKMAGKLGEKVASPLLSIWDDPTNDRFMGSTGFDREGLPTSKKSVLTEGVLETYFYNTYEAKKAGLPKSNGCATGGAQSLPGCGPKQLQIAPGKSSKDEFLKLPGKTLFVNRISGTKDGASGDFSGVIKGGYLLENGEKIPVREVQIVGNAFDALNQIEAISKEGELLGESSFVPYMLLDGFTITGVTEE